Genomic window (Streptomyces liliiviolaceus):
TCTTCGAGTTCGTGCTGGCTGAGCGAGCTCAGGGTCAGGTCGGACGGGGTGAGTCCGCCCGCACCGGGTTCGCGGGCGTGCGCGACCAGGGTCCGCAGCATCCGGAACCACGCGTCCGCCAGTTCGCGGGTGTCCGCCTCGGACACGACGCTGTCGGCCCAGGCCCAGGTGGCCCGCAGCTCCGGACCGTCCGCCCGGTCCACCGTGGCCGCGTTGACCTCGATGCTGTGGGCCATGGGCATCCCTGATCCCGTGTCGTCCAGACCGGTCCCGTACTCCGGTACGACCGACCAGTCGGCGTCGTCCGCGACCTCGAAACGGCCCAGGTAGTTGAAGACGAACTCCGGCTGGGCCGCCTCCTTGAGCAGTGCGCCCGTCTGCGGGTTCAGATAGCGCAGGAGGCTGTAGCGGACCCCCTTGTCGGGAACGCCGCGCACCTGTTCCTTGATGCGCTTCACCGCGTCGCCCACCGCGGGACCGGCGGCGTGCACCTCCGCCATGTCCGGTTCGCCCAGGTCGAGCCTGATCGGGAACAGGCTGGTGAACCAGCCGACGGTCCGGGAGAGATCCACCTCCGCGAGTGCGTCCTCCCTGCCGTGGCCCTCCAGGTGCAGCAGTGCGGTGCCGTCGCCCGCCGTGCCGCGTGCGCGGTGCCAGTCGCCCAGCGCCAGCGCGAGTCCGGCGAGGAGTACGTCGTTGACGCCGGCGTTGAACAGCGACGGCACCGTGGTCAGCAGCGCCTCGGTGAACTCGGCGGGCAGCGACTCGGTGAAGCTCCGGTCGCGGCTTTCGAGGTCCTGCCCCGGGACCCTCGGCCGGTCGCCGAACCGGGCGGCGCCGGGACGCAACCGCTCCAGCCAGCCGGGGAGTTCGGCGACGGCGGTCCGCGTGTGCGCCTGCTCGGCCAGGACCTGGGACCAGCGGCGGAACGAGGCCGGCACCGGGTCGAGGGCGATCGCGGCGCCCTTCTCGACCGCCCGCCAGGCCGTCGCGAGATCGGCGGCCAGGACACGCCAGGAGATCGAGTCGACGGCCAGGTGATGGACGACCAGGGCGAGCAGGCCCCGGCGGTCCGGTCCGGCGTCGAACCACACGGCCTGGAGGACGTTGCCCTCCCGGGGACGGAGCCGGTCGCGCGCCGCGTCCGACTCCTGCCGGACCAGCGCGGCCACGTCCTGTTCGGAGCGCCCCGCCACGTCGGTCCGCCGGACGGCGGAGCCTGCGTCGACCGCGCCCGCGGGCAGGGTCTCCAGCGCCCAGTCCGCCCCGTCGTCGGGCACGGACAGCCGCAGGCGCAGGACGTCGTGGTGGTCGAGCAGGGCCTGTGTCATCGCGATCAGCCGGGGCTGCGTCAGCCCCGCCGGGGTGCGCAGGACCGCGAACTGGTTGTAGGTGTCGAGCACACCGCCGCGTTCCCGGAGCCAGTGCATGATGGGCGTGGTGACGACCGGCCCCACCCCGCTGTCCGCGACGGGCGCCGGCTCCCGGTCCAGCGTGGTGGCCGTCTGCGCCAGCGCCGCCATGTCCCGCCGTGTCAGCACGTCGCCGACGGTGATCCGCAGACCGGCCTTCCGTGC
Coding sequences:
- a CDS encoding condensation domain-containing protein; this translates as MAGETPVTRHQRVLCRLVADVLGVSDVGIDDGFVALGGDSIIAMQLVSRARKAGLRITVGDVLTRRDMAALAQTATTLDREPAPVADSGVGPVVTTPIMHWLRERGGVLDTYNQFAVLRTPAGLTQPRLIAMTQALLDHHDVLRLRLSVPDDGADWALETLPAGAVDAGSAVRRTDVAGRSEQDVAALVRQESDAARDRLRPREGNVLQAVWFDAGPDRRGLLALVVHHLAVDSISWRVLAADLATAWRAVEKGAAIALDPVPASFRRWSQVLAEQAHTRTAVAELPGWLERLRPGAARFGDRPRVPGQDLESRDRSFTESLPAEFTEALLTTVPSLFNAGVNDVLLAGLALALGDWHRARGTAGDGTALLHLEGHGREDALAEVDLSRTVGWFTSLFPIRLDLGEPDMAEVHAAGPAVGDAVKRIKEQVRGVPDKGVRYSLLRYLNPQTGALLKEAAQPEFVFNYLGRFEVADDADWSVVPEYGTGLDDTGSGMPMAHSIEVNAATVDRADGPELRATWAWADSVVSEADTRELADAWFRMLRTLVAHAREPGAGGLTPSDLTLSSLSQHELEEIESDLRAF